ACGAGGCATTTGGTCCAAGCAAGCAGTCTTACGCTACTCGACTACGCACCTCACTTGAAAAGCGAGGCGTAAATACTTTGGGCGAGTTCCTTGCCCTGACACCAGGCCAATTACTCGATTTGGATGGTGTGGGAAACGGAACCTTACAGTACACCCACAAGGCATTAAAGAAACTAGGCATTCAGTGGTAGCGCCAGAATAATCAATAGAAGAAAAGATGTTTTTCTCAATTACCTAAACATTATTAATATGTGGCACGAGCATAATTCAAGCATTATTAATGCAGATCTTTTAGAAGAACGTGAGATAAACATAGTCTTCGAACACCATTATCTTGGGCCTTTATTGCCATCCAATAAAGAGTTTAAACGAGACTTCGCTATTGAGAGAAAGGAATCTTTTGAGATAGCAGGTATAAATTTTCACTATTATAGGAACGACTTATACCTTTTGGGGGATAATCATTATAATGGCTTTCAGTTGGATTTGAAAGAAGAGCCATGGAATGAGTATGACCCTAACGCTATAGCAATTTATCTTTTAGGGCACAAACTTGGTTATATAGGGCGAGATGATACAGGTGATGTGTGGCGCATTATGAATGTTTACAAACGATATTGGGCTACTTTAGATTGTACTTGCATGGGATGGGAGAGAATAAATATATCATATTTACAGAGTTACCATAATACATACACTCTTCCTTACCAAACAGATGTTATACTAAAAGGCAAATATCTCCGCTATGATTTTCGAGAAGCGGCAGATTTCATTAAAGGCAATATTGGTCATTCGGTGACATTTTATAAATCTACCGAAAACAATCTTGTTGCCATCTATACTGATATGCACTCTGTTATGGGGTATATAGACGATTCGTTTATAGCTAACCAATACAAAAAAACAGAAGTTGCTGGATTCGTCGAAGACGTTATTGTTGATGAGAAATCCTGGACTATTGAAGTAAAGTTACGTTTTCTAATGGAGAAAAGTAATATCAATAAAAACTATTTAAATTCATATGAGGCATTAAGCAAATACTTCGACCAATTTTCTGATGCCGGAACATACCGCATATCTTTGGCAGACTTGGCAAAGTTGTTGCCGCGAAAAACTTCACGTAGTCTTTCAGCCTATGAGCCTTTAGTGAAATATCTTAAAGAGTATCATGCTATTACTCTTCAGATAACAGATTGATGCTCTCCCGATATTATTTGTCTATAGATTACCCTCAAGCTTTAACTTGTAACGTGGGGGATTCGGTATTCTAAAAAAGTGACAAGGGGTGACCCTCGTCACATTAAAAGATTAAACATTGAATTGCGGGAGTGAAACAGTACCTGTCCCTGCGTTCCAGTTGTGCCTATCAAATGGAATATCCTAATTATGAGTTTTATGACACCCTCATCGCCTCGAAACAAAAGTTCCCCGATTTACCATACCATCAGCTGTACACCGTTGCTGCTGCCTGTGGTTATCAATCCGAGAACTACCAAAATGCGTTGTCATATGCAGAAGCATGTGCTTGGATAGCAAGAAAGATATTTGAATGACCTGTCCCTTGACATAATGTCGGATTTTGGTGTCATACATAGTTGATTATAATTTTGC
This region of Prevotella sp. E13-27 genomic DNA includes:
- a CDS encoding HIRAN domain-containing protein, which gives rise to MWHEHNSSIINADLLEEREINIVFEHHYLGPLLPSNKEFKRDFAIERKESFEIAGINFHYYRNDLYLLGDNHYNGFQLDLKEEPWNEYDPNAIAIYLLGHKLGYIGRDDTGDVWRIMNVYKRYWATLDCTCMGWERINISYLQSYHNTYTLPYQTDVILKGKYLRYDFREAADFIKGNIGHSVTFYKSTENNLVAIYTDMHSVMGYIDDSFIANQYKKTEVAGFVEDVIVDEKSWTIEVKLRFLMEKSNINKNYLNSYEALSKYFDQFSDAGTYRISLADLAKLLPRKTSRSLSAYEPLVKYLKEYHAITLQITD